In the genome of Podarcis raffonei isolate rPodRaf1 chromosome W, rPodRaf1.pri, whole genome shotgun sequence, one region contains:
- the LOC128405941 gene encoding ubiquitin-conjugating enzyme E2 A isoform X1, producing MSTPARRRLMRDFKRLQEDPPAGVSGAPSENNIMVWNAVIFGPEGTPFEDGTFKLTIEFTEEYPNKPPTVRFVSKMFHPNVYADGSICLDILQNRWSPTYDVSSILTSIQSLLDEPNPNSPANSQAAQLYQENKREYEKRVSAIVEQSWRDC from the exons ATGTCCACGCCCGCCCGGAGGCGCCTCATGCGGGACTTCAAAAG GCTTCAGGAGGACCCTCCAGCCGGAGTCAGTGGGGCTCCCTCGGAGAACAACATAATGGTGTGGAACGCGGTCATATTTGG GCCTGAGGGAACCCCATTTGAAGATG GAACTTTCAAGCTTACCATAGAATTCACAGAAGAATATCCAAACAAGCCACCTACTGTTAGATTTGTTTCTAAGATGTTTCATCCAAATG TCTATGCAGATGGTAGTATATGTCTGGATATTCTTCAGAACCGTTGGAGTCCTACCTATGATGTATCATCCATCTTAACATCCATACAG TCTTTACTGGATGAGCCTAATCCAAACAGTCCTGCAAACAGCCAGGCAGCTCAGCTATACCAAGAGAATAAGCGGGAATATGAAAAACGGGTTTCTGCAATAGTAGAGCAGAGTTGGCGTGACTGTTGA
- the LOC128405941 gene encoding ubiquitin-conjugating enzyme E2 A isoform X2 — protein sequence MVWNAVIFGPEGTPFEDGTFKLTIEFTEEYPNKPPTVRFVSKMFHPNVYADGSICLDILQNRWSPTYDVSSILTSIQSLLDEPNPNSPANSQAAQLYQENKREYEKRVSAIVEQSWRDC from the exons ATGGTGTGGAACGCGGTCATATTTGG GCCTGAGGGAACCCCATTTGAAGATG GAACTTTCAAGCTTACCATAGAATTCACAGAAGAATATCCAAACAAGCCACCTACTGTTAGATTTGTTTCTAAGATGTTTCATCCAAATG TCTATGCAGATGGTAGTATATGTCTGGATATTCTTCAGAACCGTTGGAGTCCTACCTATGATGTATCATCCATCTTAACATCCATACAG TCTTTACTGGATGAGCCTAATCCAAACAGTCCTGCAAACAGCCAGGCAGCTCAGCTATACCAAGAGAATAAGCGGGAATATGAAAAACGGGTTTCTGCAATAGTAGAGCAGAGTTGGCGTGACTGTTGA
- the LOC128405937 gene encoding uncharacterized protein LOC128405937, whose translation MKKGNLLNCKCQQIRKLLSGVYGKGGQKGKQIPLGFWSRKLPTASYTPFEKQLLACYWALVDTECLTGQDPVMLRPAIPIMAWVQDESVSPRVGRAQQSSIVKWKWYIADRARVGPQGVSALQEQVLALTPTGEEVQENSVVKLDKVHFTDGSAGYQGNERVWCAAAINPKTIPSDGGAPIKIKQLTPTHTLKGWGKVFEQAEFEQSSSVCWTLQRMSSQGIFLPVTHLKVWKVQPYGKLPLRAMPDSAGADLITPEEVVVPAGGQVTVSLGIGIAVPPGTYGRIAPWLELALKGIQILGGVVDTGYQDEIKVLLHNIGVQDVILPTGQRIAQLICEK comes from the coding sequence ATGAAAAAGGGCAACCTTTTGAATTGCAAGTGTCAACAGATAAGGAAATTGCTGTCTGGAGTTTATGGCAAAGGGGGCCAGAAAGGGAAGCAGATTCCTCTAGGGTTCTGGTCAAGGAAATTGCCCACTGCATCATACACTCCATTTGAAAAACAGCTTCTTGCCTGTTACTGGGCCTTGGTAGACACTGAGTGCTTAACTGGGCAAGACCCAGTAATGTTAAGACCTGCCATTCCAATCATGGCATGGGTTCAGGATGAATCTGTTAGTCCGAGAGTAGGACGGGCTCAGCAGTCCTCAATTGTTAAGTGGAAGTGGTACATTGCCGACAGAGCAAGGGTAGGGCCTCAGGGAGTCAGTGCACTGCAGGAGCAGGTGCTAGCACTGACACCTACAGGGGAGGAGGTGCAAGAGAATTCTGTGGTCAAACTGGATAAAGTCCATTTCACAGATGGGTCGGCTGGATACCAAGGAAATGAGAGAGTGTGGTGCGCTGCAGCCATCAATCCTAAAACAATCCCCAGCGATGGAGGCGCCCCCATAAAAATTAAGCAGCTAACACCTACCCACACgttaaaggggtgggggaaggtatTTGAGCAAGCTGAATTTGAACAGTCGTCCTCTGTATGCTGGACTTTGCAGCGAATGAGCTCACAAGGAATATTCTTACCAGTAACCCACCTCAAGGTATGGAAGGTTCAGCCATACGGTAAGCTACCCCTCCGGGCAATGCCTGATAGTGCAGGAGCAGATCTCATCACGCCTGAGGAAGTAGTGGTACCAGCTGGAGGGCAGGTAACAGTATCCTTAGGCATAGGGATTGCAGTGCCTCCTGGTACGTATGGGCGAATTGCACCGTGGTTGGAGCTGGCCCTCAAGGGCATCCAGATACTAGGAGGGGTGGTGGATACTGGTTACCAAGATGAAATAAAAGTACTACTGCATAATATTGGTGTGCAAGATGTGATTCTCCCCACAGGACAGCGAATAGCTCAACTTATCTGTGAAAAATAA